DNA sequence from the Alkalilimnicola ehrlichii MLHE-1 genome:
GATCAGCTCCCGGAAATCCACAAAGGCGCGACGCAACGGTTGCGGGTCGCGCAGACTGCGGTCGAGATTGAAAACCCGGGTGAAGAACTCATCGCCAACGCCCGCGTTCGCCAGCCCACGCATGTACCGGGCGTACGCCACGTTCGGGTCGCGGGGATAGAGCCGCATGAAGCGGTCGGCGGCGGCGATGGTCGATTCCAGCTCACCGGCCTGGTAATAGGCGTAGATGATATCCAGCTGCGCCTGGGTGGCGAAGGGCCCAAAGGGGAAGCGCCCCTGGAGGCGTTCCAGCGTCTCCACGGCCATGGTGTAGTTGCCATTCTCCAGCTGGCGCCGCGCCTGCTGATAGAGTTCCTCCGCGGTGGCCTGCTCCTCCTGGCGCTCCGGACCGTTGGAGGAACAGCCGCCGGCCAGCAACAGCGGCACGATCAGGAGCAGCGACCACAGCCAGGGCTTGCGCGACATAGGGGACCTCAATCTGACATTCTGCGGGAAAGCGCTTATTCTACGCGCCTGCGCGCAGCGGAACAGCACCATGGGCACTCGCATAGAACACGACATCCTCATCGACGAGCAGCAGACCGGTCAGCGGCTGGACCAGGCCTTGGCCGCCCTGCTGCCGGACTACTCCCGCAGCCGTATCCAGCAGTGGATCCGCGAGGGGGCGGTCCGGCTGGAGGGCACCGCCCCCCGGCCGCGGGACAAAGTCGCTGCCGGGCAACAGGTCACGATACGGGCCGAACTGGAGGAAGAGCAACGGGTCAGTGCCGAGCCGATCCCCCTGCGCATCCAGTACGAGGACCGCCACCTGTTGGTCATAGACAAGCCCGCGGGCCTGGTGGTTCACCCCGGGGCCGGCAACCGCGAGGGCACCCTGCAGAACGCCCTGCTCCACCACGACCCGCAACTGGCCGAGCTGCCGCGGTCCGGCATCGTACACCGGCTCGACAAGGACACCTCCGGGCTGATGGTGGTGGCGCGCAGCCTGGCCGCCCACACCGCCCTGGTGGCCCAGCTGCAGGCCCGCAGCGTCCGGCGCGAATACCTGGCGCTGGTGAACGGCTGTCCGGTGGCCGGCGGTACCGTGGAGGCCCCCATCGGTCGCCACCCGCGGGACCGCAAACGCATGGCGGTGGTCGAGCGCGGGCGCCCGGCCACCACCCACTACCGGGTGGAGGAGCGCCTGGCCGCCCACACCCTCCTGCGCTGCTTTCTCGAGACCGGACGCACGCACCAGATCCGGGTGCACATGGCCCATGCCGGCTACCCGCTGGTGGGCGATCCCGTCTACGGCGGGCGGCTGCGGCTGCCGCCGCGGGCCACCGAGGCGCAGCGCCAGGCCCTGCGCGCCTTCCAGCGCCAGGCCCTGCACGCCGCCCGACTGGCCCTGGACCACCCAGAGAGCGGCGAGCGCCTGAGCTGGGAGGCCCCCCTGCCCGAAGACATGGCCGCGCTGCTGGCCTGTCTGCGGTCCTGACACCCCCGGTGCCGGTGCTTCCCGCCGCGGGCAC
Encoded proteins:
- a CDS encoding outer membrane protein assembly factor BamD; the protein is MSRKPWLWSLLLIVPLLLAGGCSSNGPERQEEQATAEELYQQARRQLENGNYTMAVETLERLQGRFPFGPFATQAQLDIIYAYYQAGELESTIAAADRFMRLYPRDPNVAYARYMRGLANAGVGDEFFTRVFNLDRSLRDPQPLRRAFVDFRELIQRHPDSEYVDDARERMQEIRDLLARHEIYVARFYLRRDAPVAAVGRARTVLQEYQGTGAVEDALEVLVEAYGMLELADLQQDVRRVIGENFPGHPLAAQ
- the rluD gene encoding 23S rRNA pseudouridine(1911/1915/1917) synthase RluD, with the translated sequence MGTRIEHDILIDEQQTGQRLDQALAALLPDYSRSRIQQWIREGAVRLEGTAPRPRDKVAAGQQVTIRAELEEEQRVSAEPIPLRIQYEDRHLLVIDKPAGLVVHPGAGNREGTLQNALLHHDPQLAELPRSGIVHRLDKDTSGLMVVARSLAAHTALVAQLQARSVRREYLALVNGCPVAGGTVEAPIGRHPRDRKRMAVVERGRPATTHYRVEERLAAHTLLRCFLETGRTHQIRVHMAHAGYPLVGDPVYGGRLRLPPRATEAQRQALRAFQRQALHAARLALDHPESGERLSWEAPLPEDMAALLACLRS